In Ostrea edulis chromosome 10, xbOstEdul1.1, whole genome shotgun sequence, one genomic interval encodes:
- the LOC130050759 gene encoding uncharacterized protein LOC130050759 — MAHFDLGFRRDRSLSELGTLQYEETVEAFHHKLSKVKTDIENICDYVVKNPIGLGNVDKTIQKINQHSNDYKTLCDKFMSYLESQRTSESAEESEKQRQCMEALLLKINKKLLNGHACGVKTQCRICKKLVTTPYLCFVQMKSKPKCNKELKMYIYYDFECTQENGIHTHNLCMAERVCQHCDSLDINTRCEHCQVFGSQRRFVFQGPDTLKQFMDWLLQSETAEKGNVTFKHDETTASSHPEVCIIPCYPTRQEENYSSPYAERAPNIAT; from the coding sequence ATGGCTCACTTTGATCTCGGATTTAGACGTGACAGAAGTCTCTCTGAATTGGGAACCTTACAGTATGAAGAAACTGTCGAGGCATTCCATCACAAGCTCTCAAAGGTGAAAACTGATATTGAAAACATCTGTGATTATGTTGTGAAGAACCCAATAGGCTTGGGAAACGTTGACAAAACTATACAGAAAATTAATCAACATTCAAATGACTATAAGACATTGTGTGATAAGTTTATGTCATACCTAGAAAGTCAAAGAACTTCAGAAAGTGCTGaagaaagtgaaaaacaaagacaatgtatGGAAGCTTTactgttaaaaataaacaagaaattaTTAAATGGACACGCGTGTGGCGTTAAAACACAATGTCGTATCTGCAAGAAACTCGTCACCACTCCATATCTCTGCTTCGTTCAAATGAAATCCAAGCCCAAATGCAACAAggaattgaaaatgtacatctATTACGATTTTGAATGTACACAGGAAAATGGAATTCACACCCATAATCTCTGCATGGCCGAACGCGTATGTCAACATTGCGACAGTTTAGACATCAACACACGCTGTGAACACTGTCAAGTGTTTGGATCGCAACGCCGCTTCGTATTTCAAGGCCCAGACACCTTAAAGCAGTTTATGGACTGGTTATTACAATCCGAGACGGCCGAGAAGGGTAATGTGACCTTCAAACACGATGAAACTACCGCGTCCTCCCACCCCGAGGTCTGTATCATCCCGTGCTACCCTACAAGACAGGAGGAAAATTACTCTTCCCCTTATGCCGAACGTGCGCCGAACATCGCCACTTAG